AGACCATCACCCTGGTGGTGTTCCGCATCATCGGCGGCATCGGTGTCGGTGTCGCCTCGGTCATCGCGCCCGCCTATATCGCCGAGACCTCGCCACCCGGAATCCGCGGCCGCCTGGGCTCGCTGCAGCAACTCGCGATCGTGCTGGGCATCTTCATCTCGTTCGCGGTGAACTGGCTGCTGCAGTGGATCGCCGGCGGGCCCAACGAGGTGTTGTGGCTGGGCCTGGACGCCTGGCGATGGATGTTCCTGGTGATGGCGGTGCCCGCCGTGCTGTACGGCAGCCTCGCTTACACCATTCCGGAGTCGCCGCGTTATCTCGTTGCCAGCCATAAGATTCCGGAAGCCCGCCGGGTATTGACCATGCTGCTGGGGCAGAAGAACCTGGAGATCACGATCACCCGCATCCGGGACACCCTGGAGCGCGATGACAAGCCGTCCTGGCGGGATCTGAAGAAGCCGACCGGCGGCGTCTACGGCATCGTGTGGGTCGGTCTGGGCTTGTCGATCTTCCAGCAGTTCGTCGGGATCAACGTCATCTTCTACTACTCGAATGTGCTGTGGCAGGCCGTCGGTTTCAGCGCCGACCAGTCGGCGGTCTACACCGTGATCACCTCGGTGATCAACGTGCTCACCACCCTGATCGCGATCGCGCTGATCGACAAGATCGGCCGCAAACCGCTGCTGCTGATCGGCTCGGCGGGTATGGCGGTCACCCTGGCCACCATGGCGGTCATCTTCGCCAACGCCACGGTCAATCCCGACGGCACCCCGAGCCTGCCCGGCGCGTCCGGCGTGGTCGCGCTGGTCGCCGCGAACCTGTTCGTGGTCGCGTTCGGCATGTCCTGGGGTCCGGTGGTGTGGGTGCTGCTGGGGGAGATGTTCCCCAACCGCATCCGCGCGGCCGCCCTGGGTCTGGCCGCCGCAGGCCAGTGGACGGCCAACTGGCTGATCACGGTCACCTTCCCGGAACTGCGCAATCACCTGGGCCTGGCCTACGGCTTCTACGCGCTGTGCGCCGTGCTGTCGTTCCTGTTCGTGACGAAGTGGGTGCGCGAGACCAAGGGTGTCTCGTTGGAGGACATGCACGCCGAGGTGCTCAACGAGGAGGAGCGTCCGGCGTCCCGGTGACCGGCCGGGCGCCCGAGGTGAAACCCGCGTGACCGCGGGAACGGGCGCGTGAAAGAATTGCGGTCCGTGAAGACCTTCGACGGCCTGTTCGCCGAGCTCAGTGAGAAAGCACAGACCCGGCCCGCCGGTAGCGGTACGGTCGCGGCGCTCGACGCCGGGGTGCACGGGCTGGGCAAGAAGATCCTCGAGGAGGCCGGCGAGGTGTGGCTGGCCGCCGAGCACGAGAGCGATGACGCGCTCGCCGAAGAAATCAGCCAGTTGCTGTACTGGACTCAGGTACTGATGCTCAAGCGCGGCCTGAGCCTCGACGACGTGTACCGGAACCTGTGATGTCGGACGCTTCGCGGGCCGGGGTGCTGCGGGTCGCGGTACCCAACAAGGGGGCGCTGAGCGAGTCGGCCGCCGAGATCCTGTCCGAGGCCGGTTACCGGCGACGGACCGACTCCAAGGATCTGACCGTCGTCGACCCGGCCAACAATGTCGAATTCTTCTTCCTGCGGCCCAAGGACATCGCGATCTACGTGGGGTCCGGGCAACTCGACCTCGGCATCACCGGACGCGATCTGGCCGCCGAGTCCGGCGCGCCGGTGCGGGAACGGTTGGCGCTGGGGTTCGGGTCCTCGACGTTCCGTTACGCCGCGCCGGCCGGGCAGAACTGGACCGTCGACCAGCTGGGCGGTAAGCGGATCGCCACCGCGTACCCGAATCTGGTCCGTAAGAACCTGGCGGACAGGGGAATCGAAGCGACCGTCATCCGCCTGGACGGCGCCGTGGAGATTTCCATCCAGCTCGGGGTGGCCGACGTCATCGCCGACATCGTCGGTTCCGGACGCACCCTGGGGCTGCACAATCTGGTGGCCTTCGGGGAGTCGCTGTGCGACTCCGAAGCGGTCCTGATCGAACGGACGGATGCCGAGCCCGATCCCGCCCGTGACCAGCTGGCGGCCCGTGTCCAGGGCGTGGTGTTCGGCCAGCAGTACCTGATGCTCGACTACGACTGCCCGCGCAGCCTTCTGGAAGCCGCCAGTGCCGTCACACCGGGGCTCGAGTCGCCCACCATCGCCCCGCTGGCCGACCCGGACTGGGTTGCGGTGCGGGCGCTGGTACCGCGACGCGACGTCAACTCCATCATGGATGAGCTCGCCGCGATCGGCGCCAAGGC
This region of Mycolicibacterium diernhoferi genomic DNA includes:
- a CDS encoding sugar porter family MFS transporter, giving the protein MTHGPVGGDDASFLDDDSGFSSGRTAVRIAAVAALGGLLFGYDSAVINGAVSSIQEDFGIGNYALGLAVASALLGAAAGALSAGRIADRIGRIAVMKIAAVLFLISAFGTGLAPETITLVVFRIIGGIGVGVASVIAPAYIAETSPPGIRGRLGSLQQLAIVLGIFISFAVNWLLQWIAGGPNEVLWLGLDAWRWMFLVMAVPAVLYGSLAYTIPESPRYLVASHKIPEARRVLTMLLGQKNLEITITRIRDTLERDDKPSWRDLKKPTGGVYGIVWVGLGLSIFQQFVGINVIFYYSNVLWQAVGFSADQSAVYTVITSVINVLTTLIAIALIDKIGRKPLLLIGSAGMAVTLATMAVIFANATVNPDGTPSLPGASGVVALVAANLFVVAFGMSWGPVVWVLLGEMFPNRIRAAALGLAAAGQWTANWLITVTFPELRNHLGLAYGFYALCAVLSFLFVTKWVRETKGVSLEDMHAEVLNEEERPASR
- the hisG gene encoding ATP phosphoribosyltransferase translates to MLRVAVPNKGALSESAAEILSEAGYRRRTDSKDLTVVDPANNVEFFFLRPKDIAIYVGSGQLDLGITGRDLAAESGAPVRERLALGFGSSTFRYAAPAGQNWTVDQLGGKRIATAYPNLVRKNLADRGIEATVIRLDGAVEISIQLGVADVIADIVGSGRTLGLHNLVAFGESLCDSEAVLIERTDAEPDPARDQLAARVQGVVFGQQYLMLDYDCPRSLLEAASAVTPGLESPTIAPLADPDWVAVRALVPRRDVNSIMDELAAIGAKAILASDIRFCRF
- a CDS encoding phosphoribosyl-ATP diphosphatase, which produces MKELRSVKTFDGLFAELSEKAQTRPAGSGTVAALDAGVHGLGKKILEEAGEVWLAAEHESDDALAEEISQLLYWTQVLMLKRGLSLDDVYRNL